A window of Costertonia aggregata contains these coding sequences:
- a CDS encoding YifB family Mg chelatase-like AAA ATPase, translating to MLTKVYGSAVFGVEATTITIEVNIDKGIGYHLVGLPDNAIKESNYRIAAALQNNGYKIPGKKLTINMAPADLRKEGSAYDLTLALGILSASGQIASENIDNYIIMGELSLDGSLQPIKGALPIAIKAKEEGFKGFILPAENAKEAAIVNGLEVYGIENIRQIIDFFDEKTPLERTIVDIKAEFQKNLDFPEFDFSDVKGQESIKRCMEIAAAGGHNIILIGPPGAGKTMLAKRLPSILPPMTLNEALEATKIHSVVGKTENIGLMSQRPFRSPHHTISSAALVGGGSYPQPGEISLSHNGVLFLDELPEFERRVLEVMRQPMEDREVTIARARFAVTYPSSFMLVASMNPSPGGYFNDPDAPVTSSPAEMQRYLGKISGPLLDRIDIHIEVTPVPFDKLSEERKGESSVAIRKRVTAARELQSERFKDMEKVHYNAQMNTKQIREFCKLDDASKNLLKSAMERLNLSARAYDRILKVARTIADLENTEELNGNHISEAIQYRSLDREGWLG from the coding sequence AATAGCCGCTGCCCTTCAAAACAATGGCTACAAAATACCGGGCAAAAAACTTACCATAAATATGGCACCGGCCGATTTACGAAAAGAAGGATCCGCCTATGACCTGACTTTGGCTTTGGGCATATTGTCCGCTTCTGGGCAAATAGCATCCGAAAATATCGACAACTACATCATAATGGGCGAGCTTTCACTGGATGGAAGCCTGCAGCCCATAAAGGGAGCTCTCCCTATCGCCATAAAGGCCAAAGAAGAGGGTTTTAAAGGATTTATTTTGCCTGCTGAAAATGCAAAGGAAGCAGCTATCGTAAACGGATTGGAAGTCTACGGAATCGAAAATATAAGACAGATAATCGATTTTTTTGATGAGAAAACACCCTTAGAAAGAACAATTGTTGACATTAAAGCCGAATTTCAAAAGAATCTTGATTTTCCTGAATTTGATTTTTCCGATGTAAAAGGTCAGGAAAGTATTAAACGATGTATGGAAATCGCCGCTGCTGGCGGCCATAATATCATTTTAATTGGTCCGCCGGGAGCGGGCAAGACCATGCTGGCTAAACGTTTGCCTTCTATTTTACCGCCAATGACCTTGAACGAAGCCTTGGAGGCTACCAAGATACATAGTGTGGTTGGTAAAACAGAAAACATAGGGTTAATGAGCCAGCGCCCGTTCCGTAGTCCGCATCACACAATTTCGAGTGCAGCACTTGTAGGTGGTGGTAGCTATCCGCAACCGGGAGAAATTTCGTTATCACACAACGGGGTGTTGTTTTTGGATGAATTGCCAGAATTTGAGAGGCGTGTGTTAGAGGTCATGCGGCAACCTATGGAAGATAGGGAGGTCACCATTGCAAGAGCCAGATTTGCCGTTACCTATCCTAGCAGTTTTATGCTCGTAGCTAGTATGAATCCCAGTCCTGGTGGTTACTTTAATGATCCAGATGCTCCGGTAACTTCATCTCCGGCCGAGATGCAACGTTATCTGGGAAAAATATCCGGTCCCTTATTGGATAGGATCGACATTCACATTGAAGTGACCCCGGTACCATTTGACAAACTTTCTGAAGAACGTAAGGGCGAGAGTAGTGTTGCTATAAGAAAAAGGGTAACCGCTGCTCGTGAGCTACAGAGTGAACGCTTTAAGGATATGGAAAAAGTGCATTATAATGCACAAATGAACACAAAGCAGATAAGGGAATTCTGCAAATTGGACGATGCTTCAAAAAATCTTTTAAAAAGTGCTATGGAGCGATTAAACCTTTCGGCCCGTGCCTATGACCGTATCCTAAAGGTCGCCCGTACCATTGCCGATTTGGAAAATACAGAAGAACTTAACGGCAATCATATCAGCGAAGCCATTCAATATCGCAGTTTGGATAGGGAAGGTTGGTTGGGGTAA